A part of Deinococcota bacterium genomic DNA contains:
- a CDS encoding ABC transporter permease, producing MRNFFTRLWRNQVGSFGFALSLLVVLAALFAPLLSPHDPLGQNIRSRFQGPSSEHLLGTDNFGRDILSRLLHGYRTSVSVAFGAVGVALVLGGSLGLVAAYLGGAVDRLIMRFMDVLLAFPIILLAIAVLAVLGPGSHNTALAIGTVYLPIFARLARAPALSILSWDYVAAARALGARSPRIIFKHVAPNLAAPLMVQTTLSLSTAILVESSLSFLGLGTQPPTPSLGLMLADSRDYMLLSPWVSVFSGLAILVASLGFNLFGDGLRDLLDPTLRGLE from the coding sequence ATGAGGAACTTTTTCACCCGCTTGTGGCGCAACCAAGTCGGCTCTTTCGGCTTCGCCCTGAGCCTCTTGGTGGTCCTCGCCGCGCTCTTCGCGCCGCTGCTCAGCCCGCACGACCCCCTGGGCCAGAACATCCGCAGCCGCTTTCAGGGGCCCTCGAGCGAGCACCTGCTGGGCACCGACAACTTCGGCCGCGACATCCTCTCGCGCCTGCTGCACGGCTACCGCACCAGCGTCTCGGTCGCCTTTGGCGCGGTCGGCGTCGCGCTCGTCTTAGGCGGCAGCCTCGGCTTGGTCGCCGCCTACCTGGGCGGCGCGGTCGACCGCCTCATCATGCGCTTCATGGACGTGCTCCTGGCCTTTCCCATCATCCTCCTGGCGATTGCCGTCCTGGCCGTCCTGGGCCCCGGCAGTCACAACACCGCGCTGGCCATCGGCACCGTCTACCTGCCGATCTTCGCGCGCCTGGCGCGTGCCCCCGCGCTCAGCATCCTCTCCTGGGACTACGTGGCCGCGGCCCGGGCGCTCGGCGCGAGGAGCCCCAGGATCATCTTCAAACACGTCGCCCCCAACCTCGCCGCGCCCCTCATGGTGCAGACGACGCTGTCGCTGTCGACCGCCATCTTGGTCGAGTCCTCGCTGTCCTTTTTGGGCCTGGGCACGCAGCCGCCGACGCCGTCTCTGGGCCTGATGCTCGCCGACAGCCGCGACTACATGCTGCTCTCGCCCTGGGTGTCGGTCTTTTCCGGCTTGGCTATTCTCGTCGCCTCCTTGGGTTTCAACCTCTTCGGCGACGGCCTGCGCGACCTGCTCGACCCCACTTTGCGGGGTCTGGAATGA